The following proteins are encoded in a genomic region of Alistipes shahii WAL 8301:
- a CDS encoding ArdC family protein, whose product MNKNLIEKIAPQLTELMIKKMETLTEEWRKPWIADLAHGLPRNLRGTPYRGGNILMLLFLSEIAGYSTPLFMTFKQAKEEGLNILKGSGSFPVFFWKLYIRHKETRKKIELADYYRLPQEQRRQYDVLPVMRYYPVFNIDQTDMSEQQPERYASLTTPAEPKDYSDGLTCEVLDRMLAEQSWLCPILLKSGNRASYSPTLDRIVCPEKRQFPEGAAFYTTLLHEVTHSTGHAKRLNRPFGACYGDADYIREELVAELTAALCGAMLGFATTPREESAAYIKDWLAEFHKEPTYLFDILTDVNRAARMISERLACEQEPETPGAIPAEAA is encoded by the coding sequence ATGAATAAGAATCTGATTGAAAAGATCGCTCCGCAGTTGACGGAGCTGATGATAAAGAAAATGGAGACGCTCACCGAGGAGTGGCGCAAGCCGTGGATCGCCGACCTTGCGCACGGTCTTCCGCGCAATCTGCGCGGCACGCCCTACCGGGGCGGGAATATCCTGATGCTGCTGTTCCTCTCGGAGATCGCAGGCTACAGTACGCCGCTTTTTATGACGTTCAAGCAGGCCAAGGAGGAGGGTCTGAACATCCTCAAAGGCTCCGGTTCGTTCCCGGTCTTCTTCTGGAAGCTGTATATCCGCCATAAGGAGACCCGCAAGAAGATTGAGTTGGCGGACTATTACCGCCTGCCGCAGGAGCAGCGGCGGCAATACGACGTGCTGCCCGTGATGCGCTATTACCCGGTCTTCAACATCGACCAGACGGATATGTCGGAACAGCAGCCGGAGCGCTACGCTTCGCTTACGACACCGGCCGAACCGAAAGACTACTCGGACGGCCTGACATGCGAGGTGCTCGATCGGATGCTGGCGGAGCAGTCGTGGCTCTGTCCCATCCTGCTCAAATCCGGCAACAGGGCGTCCTATTCGCCGACGCTCGACCGGATCGTCTGCCCCGAAAAACGGCAGTTCCCGGAGGGCGCGGCATTCTACACGACACTTCTCCACGAAGTCACGCACAGTACGGGGCATGCGAAGCGTCTGAACCGTCCTTTTGGCGCTTGCTACGGAGATGCCGACTACATCCGCGAAGAGTTGGTCGCCGAACTTACGGCGGCTTTGTGCGGTGCGATGCTGGGCTTCGCTACGACGCCTCGTGAGGAGAGCGCCGCCTATATCAAGGACTGGCTGGCGGAGTTCCATAAAGAGCCGACCTACCTGTTCGACATCCTCACGGACGTGAACCGTGCCGCGCGGATGATCTCCGAACGGCTGGCCTGCGAACAGGAGCCGGAAACCCCGGGAGCGATTCCGGCCGAAGCGGCCTAA
- a CDS encoding DUF4121 family protein, whose translation MQQDKTKDRYSRETLLPMNTLYDHEHHLTQADVDAANALVRHIERTRNPRVPQVGDRVRYTTRHGDFHGNALIEAVREDGTRSICLCPYVPFVWATAGGIGCAVSGGPFTAVMPQELKPSGAVPGDFCAWGHCGACGNGVVRFCAEVPLWEYREPESLYGDFSTEKWRKISLYKDTECRSSDLYRGDCISFRTEKEFQMFLSDYEGTAFAAPCPKSVIVWCYRDEQTAVSQEKWDALDAPVTERRIYNAPQPVKLVKDHGRHTTVCYFVRPEFSYK comes from the coding sequence ATGCAACAAGATAAAACCAAAGATCGGTACAGCCGCGAAACACTGCTGCCGATGAATACGCTTTACGACCATGAACACCACCTGACGCAGGCGGATGTAGATGCCGCCAATGCTTTGGTGCGTCATATCGAACGCACCCGCAACCCACGTGTCCCGCAGGTCGGCGACCGGGTGCGCTATACCACGCGTCACGGTGACTTCCACGGCAACGCCCTGATCGAGGCTGTCCGTGAAGATGGAACGCGCTCGATCTGCCTGTGCCCTTACGTGCCTTTCGTGTGGGCGACAGCCGGCGGTATCGGCTGCGCGGTCAGCGGCGGGCCTTTTACAGCCGTGATGCCGCAAGAGCTGAAGCCTTCCGGTGCTGTGCCGGGGGATTTCTGTGCTTGGGGACATTGCGGCGCCTGCGGCAACGGAGTCGTCCGGTTCTGCGCCGAGGTGCCGTTGTGGGAATACCGGGAACCGGAATCGCTTTACGGCGATTTCTCGACCGAGAAATGGCGCAAGATCAGCCTTTACAAGGATACGGAGTGCCGAAGCAGCGATCTTTACCGGGGCGACTGCATTTCGTTTCGGACGGAGAAGGAATTTCAAATGTTTCTTTCTGATTACGAAGGAACCGCATTCGCAGCTCCCTGCCCGAAATCCGTCATCGTCTGGTGCTATCGGGACGAGCAGACCGCCGTATCGCAAGAGAAATGGGATGCGCTCGATGCTCCCGTTACAGAGCGGCGCATCTACAACGCGCCCCAACCCGTAAAACTCGTCAAGGATCACGGGCGGCACACCACGGTCTGCTATTTCGTCAGACCGGAATTTTCTTATAAATAA
- a CDS encoding DUF4120 family protein, whose amino-acid sequence MKIMCQEHYDKVVQYAESIGDSTLRECLERLERREQNPHHPCQIELYRDFAPYSFLFKERYPDGSLGVVGGLVYHGCPDRSCCFIDRPFHGWMTHT is encoded by the coding sequence ATGAAAATCATGTGTCAGGAGCACTACGATAAGGTAGTGCAATACGCCGAAAGCATCGGCGACAGCACGCTTCGGGAATGTTTGGAGCGCCTCGAACGCCGTGAGCAAAATCCCCATCATCCGTGCCAGATCGAACTTTACAGGGACTTCGCGCCCTATTCGTTCCTCTTCAAGGAACGCTATCCCGACGGGAGTCTGGGCGTTGTCGGCGGATTGGTTTATCATGGATGTCCGGATCGGTCGTGCTGTTTTATCGACCGTCCCTTTCACGGCTGGATGACCCATACCTGA
- a CDS encoding type II toxin-antitoxin system ParD family antitoxin, giving the protein MKTTSVALGVYFEDFIKAKIAQGRYNNASEVIRAGLRLLEENESRLTELKAAIREGIDSGVAEGFDPAEHLRTLKAKRANG; this is encoded by the coding sequence ATGAAAACGACATCGGTAGCCCTCGGGGTTTATTTCGAGGATTTCATTAAAGCGAAAATCGCACAGGGACGTTATAATAACGCCAGCGAGGTTATTAGGGCCGGTTTGCGGCTTTTGGAGGAAAACGAAAGCCGTCTGACGGAGTTGAAAGCCGCCATCCGCGAAGGAATCGACAGCGGCGTGGCCGAAGGATTCGATCCTGCGGAGCATCTGAGAACTCTGAAAGCGAAGCGGGCGAATGGCTGA
- a CDS encoding type II toxin-antitoxin system RelE/ParE family toxin has product MAEIRFTRKAVEDLSDIWNYTADTWSERQADTYYWLLIASCRKLAGNPVLFGREYKELGEKVYGFKVNKHIVFYRIPDDGAIEVVRILHERMDLSNRFVD; this is encoded by the coding sequence ATGGCTGAGATTCGGTTTACCCGCAAAGCGGTCGAGGATCTCTCCGACATTTGGAACTATACGGCGGATACATGGTCGGAGCGACAGGCGGACACCTATTACTGGTTATTGATCGCCTCCTGCCGCAAGCTGGCAGGCAATCCCGTGCTGTTCGGCCGGGAATACAAGGAACTCGGGGAGAAGGTGTACGGCTTCAAGGTCAACAAACACATCGTCTTTTACCGTATTCCGGACGACGGGGCGATCGAGGTCGTGCGCATCCTTCACGAACGGATGGATCTTAGCAACCGATTCGTAGATTGA
- a CDS encoding HU family DNA-binding protein, with protein MTKQEIVKQIARETGVEAATVLAVVEGFMEEVRAAQIRKENVFLRGFGTFLIKRRKEKKGRNITKNTTIVIPAHDIPAFKNPVPCRISTVGFQELASEPCLHLSAHTALH; from the coding sequence ATGACAAAGCAAGAAATTGTAAAGCAGATTGCCCGGGAAACGGGCGTCGAGGCCGCGACCGTTTTAGCTGTCGTGGAAGGTTTTATGGAAGAGGTGCGTGCCGCCCAGATCCGCAAGGAAAACGTTTTCCTGCGCGGATTCGGAACCTTCCTGATTAAACGCCGCAAGGAGAAAAAGGGTCGTAATATCACAAAGAATACGACGATCGTAATTCCGGCGCACGATATTCCTGCATTTAAGAACCCGGTGCCTTGCCGTATTTCTACGGTAGGTTTCCAAGAACTCGCCTCCGAACCGTGCTTGCACCTCTCGGCGCACACGGCTCTCCACTAA